TAAACATTAACTCAAGCATATACAGTGTTCATCAAGATCAACTTCATCTTTTCACCAACGGCTACATTTCTACGGTAAGTGGTGAAATAGAGAAAATTCTGTATACAAGGACTATTTTCATGTCGAGATTTCATATTGAGGTCAGAGATATACAAATGGATTTATggcaggaaaaaaataaaaataaaaagagacaATACTGTACAAGCAATAATGTCCACAGTTACGTCAATTGTTCCTGAACTttagttttatcaatttttctaGCAACTCTTTTGAAACCacatacaatttatatatatatcgtacGGTACcatattttcaacaaaacaGAAGATACACATCAGCTTCTAGCCGTACACTTTGAATTTAACCTATCTAAATCGCTATTTTACATTACAGAACTTCAGTATTACGAAATCAGTAGAATTTATCGAAGTATGGGTAAGTGATTAAATTATTAATAGTAGTGATGAAATTATACAACAATACCAGTGGCACCAATAATAAGTGTTATTGTTTAGTAAATAATGGCAACAGaagtaaaccgctgttcaatagtcataactCGACTAAACCAAAACAAATCTAAGATCGAAGGAAATACATACactttttgagaaaaacaaCGGAATAACACACTGATATTTAAACGATTAAATGGAATTAACTAAACCtataatgttttttatattttgtatatatatatgataaccTGGTTCATTACTGGATAGCCTTGAAACCAGGTAATACGCTTTATGATCGTCTATTGATCAATGTCTtcaatgatatatttaattagttatcaaagataccaggattataatttagtacgccagacgcgcgtttcgtctagataagactcatcagtgacgctcatatcaaaatatttataaatccaaacaagtacaaagttgaagagcattaaggatccaaaatccccaaaacgttttgccaaatacgactaaggtaatcgaTGATTGGggttagaaaatccttagtgtttcgtttaattcaaaattttgtaaacaggatttttttttaaaatgaccacattattgatagtcatgtcaacaccgaagtgccatattaaatatttatgttatacGGTTTTTATATCTCGGACTTAAAAACACATCTTTGGTTTATAGGTCAGATTATCTAAATATTAACGTACATTGTCATCGACTTTCATTAAGGATTAAAACAGTGTAAAATGATTGTGATATATGATGTTTCATATAATGTAAGATATTAACTCAGTTTAACAGATCTAAGTCTTCATGCACGTATAACATCTACCAGAAGTCAGATAGAGGTCAGGTACAGAAATAGATTGATTGTCTCCCACAACGTGGCCTGCAGTATCAGTATTAATACAATAATTCATTATTTGCATAGAagtattattatttatcaaCAAACAGTTCCGGTTTTCGACCATTAAGCTAGGAAAAGATAGCGATTCTTATTGTCATAAAATCGCAGTGATAAGGTTTCAGTTTGATGATTGAGATATAGACCAATTACGATTTCATTTAATATCTTAAACTAAGAAACAACTTCTGAAAATGACAATATACCTGTTTTTTTCCCAATATTTGAAGccatttaataattttgaaaacaagataaaagaaataaaaaagaaaaataagttaCAAAGGGCTCATTCCCTTGcgtaaaatcaaactaagtagATTTACTTCACATTCCTAATACAAATTACAGtatctgatttaaaaaaaaaaggtttttgaaaaataagattATAGACATAATTGTGTGCTTCCTTTAGGGGAAATCAATTCAATGAATTTcacatttcatcaaaaatcTATACCGACACTTTTCTGCTGCATAAcaataaaaatttgtgaaataCTTCACATTGACCTTAAATTGAATTTACATGGTGCCGTCGTGCTTTTGTCCTgttcttgtatatttttttgtttggtataAGATTTCTTGCAAGACAATTGTTGGAATTTTTAACCTTTATTCTGGTGTAAATTTGTTCCAAAATGAGAAGATATAAGTAagtaaaatttctaaaatgCTGTCCTCACATAAAGTTTATCAGCAAAGCTATAATTTCATTAAACAGTTTAGATAAATTGATGACATCATTAATGTGCTTTCATAATACCACTTCAAATCATTTCTATAATGATTGTCTTATTACAATTTAAACCATTCTGTCCGAATTTACATGTTTAACACGTTTTTGAAATAGtggttttcaaattatttgaactttaatccAAAAGCACGTGTTTTACGCACCGAAATCCACAGTCTTAACCTTATCCACTAAAATCCATACGAGatgtaattattttatgaatggtaaatgttttgctttaaagttcatttgaaattgtgttttacaaacttgaaaataaaatattttgcaaaaaatgcaTTATTAGATAGATATAACTTAATTTCTGACAAATTTATAGATAGTCATAATTGCTTTAATTGTAATATTCGGAACTAACAATTAAATACTTAAAGTTACTGAATGGTGGGACCACATACAATTTATACTTCTTATTGCGCATTAATACGTAGctaatattatttaaaagttctttatatttttcttttttttatttcaggtaACACCAGTTGACATTTATAGTTATTCTCCGTCCAAATGTTTATGTCATCTCAGAGACCGACATTGTGTGCCGTGTAGAACAGCAACCACGAAATGCTCTGTCGGTAAAGGTAATGCATGTTAATTTAAGTATTTGGACTCAGTGAAAGCTGACTAAGTGTTATCTTAGAGCAGCATAAGTGGTGCAATATTTCCTTGCATTTTTttcctattatttttttcttgtaagaTAGTTTTTGCCTTCGGGAAAGTTATTACACCAACAATTTtaattgtaaagtttaaagTTTCGCGGACGCCGTCATCATTGGATTCTTTTTTCTTTGAGTGTGCCATCAACAAATTTGATACATCATCAGAAGGTGAAGGGAATTATCAGGAAGAAATATATTCCATAAAAAATACATTCGcttataataaaaattgaaggGCAATGAtggatttgtaaaaaaaaattactgagAGGTTTTAATACAATAAGTTGCGAAAGACAAATAACATTATGACCAACAGCACATGCAGGAAATCACACAACGGTCCTATAATCACAACCCATCGAAAGACTAGGTCTTTTAATTTAGGATAAAGCAAATCAACCACCCGTAAAATTTAGGGTTGACAATAGAGCTCTAAAGAATTTTGCTGTTCTTACTGACGACACCAGTTGATAGGCTCCGGTTAAAATCCGTCGATAAGTCATACTTGCATCATTTAATTCTTAAGTTCTGCCCAAAGATTTACCAACTTATAAACATAAGGTAAATATGAATTCTCAAACTATTGATGCATGATCAAATATATGTTTGACATGGGCACATGTCTTTTTTTCAAGAACCGTAAATGGCAAGCTAGTAACTGATTGCAATAATAACACGAAACGATTCAGTAAAAACTAAAAGTGATGTGCTCAGATAAAGAAGTTCCTCCTTCCCAATTGAAACTCCATCATGCTCGTTTATAATAATCTAAATTAATGTAAAGAAGTTTTGTGCTTCCGAATCAGGAATCagttttctaaatttaatttcatcatgAACgcaccaataaaaaaaaatcgggatgTAAAAAAATTGGACGAACTATTTGAACAAATTGGAACGAAAATAAAAGTCAGACCTATCAAATGTCAAGTGCGTTGATAAACTGCATACAGTCATAAGGCATATACGTAATCAAGAGAGGTTGGTGAAACACATCAGGATATATAAAGAAGTATTTGCTCAGGGAATTTTTTTTCCTGCCAagtgaaacaaaattgaaacacGGTAATACAGAAGACGTTACGCCATGATGTCTTCTATGAAATGTTTTTACATCTTACGAATCCAGACCAGTATTAATCAAATCGTCACTAAGTGACACGGAGTACGATAAAAACTGCATATGGACATTATGACTACCGGAATTAAGCAACATAAAACTGAAACGGTCACAATAAGGAGATACTGCATACTTGTATATCTGaatataatttgtttagaatatatataagatatcaatTGTCATGAAGTCGAATGTAAAACAGTTactattatatttaattatgtatCTTATTCAACTTGTTTGGTATCTTATTGAATgattcctttattttttaacagagATCATTGAAGCTTTACATCACAATGATTCGACAAAAGATTGGAATTCGTTGACAAACGGAAAGACAGATCTTATTGCTTGGTTATGTGTTGGGGGTTTATTAATGCTTGCTTCTGTTTGTGCCTTCATAGTTTTCAGAAAGCAATATGGCTCGTGTTTAGGTAGactatattaaatatttgtcatttttttgttttactgcattaatgaaatattaatatttatattacaatgGATTTAATTAGGACCTAcccaaatttttgtttaaaactacCCAAATTATTTAACAAGTTAACTTCATGTTTTTCTATATGTGACATGTTTTCCTGATTCGGTGTACAAATTTTGGCATATTTAACCATTAGATaagtaataaattaaaaaataccaCATCCATAAAGGCAGGACATTTAGAAAATTTCAAACTAGAAAATGACATAATTGTCCATAGTGAgtgaaatgtatatatataataagatgtggcatgagtgccaatgagataactctccttTCAAGTCCcaattaatttgtaaaagtaaaccatcatcaAAGTACGACAAGTTGATATTCAAAAAATAGATCTAAACTGTTCCTCATTTCCATATTAATCTCTATTCAAATTATAGAAGTATTGTTAGAAATCAACATTGCACTGATTCTAAATAATGATCTGTTTTAAAAACCAATGGTTCATTCTTTaacaatgatttaatttttatattttagatgtaTCACAGTGTATATCTTCAGAAACGAGTCATCCTCAAACTAATTTAAACAATGAACATATTGGTATTGATGAAGTATCCGAGACTGATCATGTTATACCAAATGAGACTGACAATAATGGAACTAGCAGAGAAAGTAATGAAGAGGCTTTTCCTTTAGTTGACTCATATAGTCTACCACGCAGTCATTCTGACATGAAAGAAATGATGGAAacttattttagttttattccACCGGAAACCAGCTCAGAGATGTCAAAGGCAATTAGTGAACAAATGGTTGATATTAATCGTGAATTTCTTCCAGCGAATGCTTCTGagtcaaatgaaaataacgaaTATCCGGATTTCACTCACGAATCTAAAAGTCTTAGCAATGAGAGCGTTTAACATCCCACAAATCTGCACTGTTTCGATTTGAATCTATAAGTCAcagatgaaaaacaaaataacaaaatttaaaaatggttTACTTCACGAAAAAGAGGCATTCATATCTCTTAAACTAAATTACTTCACAATTTAATGTGTTAGCTCAAATCATCACGACGCGTTTTCAAATCTCATTCTGAAAACCTTTATTTCGAAAATTAACGAAGCTTagttagtttagtttaaacatatttatttatagtggattgggaaacaagtttttcaacttatattaatccctttccactttgcgggtgcgagtgctgccttgtagcggcattagcctactctttttcgaaatctacaagggtgtctttaacgtgcaagagatatggctctctcttaacacgggtcagccatttatcgtccccttccgatggactatcatcgtttcctcaagaccatactcgcaaatggtgtcaagggagagccgaaaattgagttcctgaaattttcatcccagacgggaatcgaaccaggaacctttgtgctagtagtccgatgcactaaccactacaccacggctctcgaAGCTTAGTTGCTAAACtaatttttttaaggaaataaataCAGACATCCAATTACATTGAAATACGAAAATAACGATATTTTTAACAGcatatactttttgtttttattttcttattcaatAAACTGAAGTTGAtctacaaaagtttaaattaaaaacacttAAAGGATGTTGGTTGTTGTAGAAACCATTGACAGGGAGGGACGaaaccaaattttatttcaaatatgtgtCAACTGATATTGCCCTAACTACTCTTGAAACAAGATGTGTTTAgttaagttcatttatatttacCATTCCAGTTAAATCTAGAATGTGGACTCTTAATTATAAGGTCAAAGAGTAGTCTGTTTCGTacaatttgatttgatttgatttatgaATATTAATCATGCTGTATAGTATTATTGTGAAACTTACGTATCATCTTTCATAGAAAAATCATATGTCAATAAGATGTTTTAATCTCATCTAGAGCAACCACACATGTACGAGCAAGTATACCTTATTTCATgttgatgattttaaaaacagCAATGCTTATCTGAGCTTATATAACTTATTTTCGAgtaattttgattgttttcaaTTCCTTTGTCTCCTTAAGAAGGGCATGCTTTAGACCAAATGCATTAGATGTAGGATTTATTAATTTACAAACTTGAGTGTGTATTTGAAAAGATGTAATAGCCTgagattttatcatttaaatttatatgtaaacataaaaCTAGCAttgcgaaaaaaataaatcctgcTGCAGTTATTATCGGAGATTCCAGCTTACCTATACTTCATTTCAGAGCTATGACATAAACAGCTTTAAAACGAAAATAATTAATCACACAAAATCGTTTAAATGATACTTGATGTAACAGGCTCTTGCcaacatttgaaatgaaatcTTAATTATATACAATCTTATTTGACATTGGTATTACAGTCACGTGTATCCAAAGAACATACATTGACGTGGATTGAAATATACTATGACATCAATGTTTTACATGATTATGGTTTTTAATACAATGGCAGCTGTATAAATGTATCAACGATATTTGTTGACTGTATTTAATTAGTGTTCTAAGGTTGCTGATTACATGAGCGACATGATTTGCGATGTGACTTTCTGTTTTCATGTTGGTCTTCTAAGAAATCGTTATTATTACACTGTATCCAAGTTAAACATGACAACCACATTGTACATAATATGTGCATGTATGTTACGTGGTAGATATGAtagatgttaaaaatattttatatagatttttctAAACGAGAACTTACTAACGCTGCCtaatgaaaaatcagtttataaaaaattaagtaGATAAtagatttcaaaaataaataaataatttaagaacCAACAACAAAAGCACTGTTCCTCCATTAGATTTAttattagttttttatttgaaagttttcttttcttttcttatacGAGTATTGGCAATCATCTTGTGTTTGATAATTCTCttaaatctttatttatgtatgtacatTACAAGCAAATCATTGCTTTGATATTATTCAACATTCAGAAACATGAAATCCATCCAtttcatgttttgttatttacgatgcttcactttttttttattattctacaGGGCATTATTAGTTATTACACGTGCATTAATAAAACACcctattatattttatatcattggttttcatttaaatgtagGGCATTAGTagttataactttataatttaTGAAACACCGTATTGTATTGTATCATCCCCCTTTAAATCTGATTCACAGTGAATCTTTACGAACAGTGGCATTAATCCCAATCATCCAgtctttaaatcttattttgtatatatacatttattttgagaagttatatgtatatgtaagttgtttttttgattattattgCTTAATCTTTTAatcgttttaaaatataaaacaaatataatcatTATTGGGAAACTACCACGTGTTGTCACGACATATAAGTTCCTGTATAATATAAATtccaaaaggaaaaaatattctggaatattatttccacaggaataaatataagagtatatgttcctaacggaataaatagtatagaatatttgttcctgCAGGAAtaggtattatgacattgtttataacaaacTTTCCagtggaacttctgttaggtggaacaaatatatgttGACAGTGCTAATATGCTGCTTATTTCATAATAGTTGCATTTAACCGTATAACACAATCAGTTGGTTTTCCACTTATGATATGTAATATCATGACACATATAGATACACAAATGTTTGTTAGACCTTCACTGTTAAAGTCGAAGAGGCTTATAGGTTTTCACTCCATCTATCCGTCCATTCTCTTCTGAAATTTGTTATGTTTCAAttacttaataaatatttggtaTAAAGACTTACCATATGAAGAAAAGTTGGGTTTTTTCTATGAGTcgatttttttagaaattttggcattttgacaaaaaatattagtaATTGACAATGTATTGTTTTGACTCCAGCTCTGTATTTCTTTCTACAAACTACAAATACGTTACAAAAACATGTCATAGGTGAAAATACTTGCATGAGTTCCCTCTTCAAATGCTGTGATTGAATTGCAGATAATTTatatgtagataaaaaaaaatgtaattgattTATTGATGTATTAAAGCTTAcatatttctttgattttacaCAGGTCGAATTAGGAATTTTATCTTTTGAccttcaaaataataatttacatagAATTGATTACCGTTGTATATAGAAAATAAGATCAAcctaaatatatacaataatatatagaTCCAATTTTAGATAAATTTGTGTATAAGGGCATTTAAGAGGAaagatttcatatatttctcaggaataatatgtttgtttcaGTGATTTTAACCAACATGTGTTTGGCAGTTTTTTGAATTGTCAATAATTCCACAataaatccttatttttttgtatcatgtTTACTGTAtgttaattaatattttgtataatggtGATTTCGACAATCAATATGTATTATCTTTAAATGTCTTGATATTATTTTCACtagtaaaagttaataaaaaagctattgcttttttcatttattgatcCAAAACAAAGCGCCTTACTTATACATTTGATTAAGAATTTAAGTGTTCATCTGTTTTTCAGTAGACttgtttgttaaattaaaaagaaatgtagTACGAAAGATGAGCAGTAATGAAtgttttttgacttttttgtgcGACGTAATATCATtaagagaaaataaaagtaaaaaatcctTCTTAACGAAATGTTGATTACTATATTTAAGGGTTAATCCAAGCTGTATATGTTAACATTGGTAAattaattatcatatttatttttcaaaagaaatataaagggtgtttatatatatgttcagaATTATGCTGCTGCCGCTGTAAGACTTTAAAAGTCCAAATTAAGGGATTGATCCAATTTCCCATGAATTTGTTAAAGTCAAAAGTTTAATATCTGAGTCAAGTTTTCCTCGAACTTGcgtatttaaaaatcaataacattcttccacttcgtactttattttgccttataactttagttttttcGAGCGTCACAAATGAGtctattgtagacgaaacgcgtgatTGGcgtaatataaaattttaatcctggtatctatgatgagtttattttcgacaCTTTGAAATATTGAATCTTTCTATCTTCAAAATATTAATGAGTTTTAACCCTAAGAGTAGAATACCTTAGATGTATTCGTGGGTTTTGTTTTGCGTAAATAGGGGGCCTGCGTGCCCTCCAACTTCATACTTTACGTAGCTATTAGACTATTTGATTTGAACGTCACAAATTAGTCTTTTGTAAGAGTTTGAATGTCACTTGGGTATCTGTCACTTCTCTTTGTACTGCGTGTCTGCAATTTGAAATTACAAGCCTGgttcatttaatgaatttgTTCTTGTCTGATCTTGTAATGAAAATATTCGTCTTACACATTCTAGAAATCCGTCAATTATTGTCAGATCATATGTGTTCGTACGTCATATGAATTCATATGATGCATTCTAA
Above is a window of Mytilus trossulus isolate FHL-02 chromosome 4, PNRI_Mtr1.1.1.hap1, whole genome shotgun sequence DNA encoding:
- the LOC134714520 gene encoding uncharacterized protein LOC134714520 isoform X2; translation: MSSEYPLLFGGANSEAPADFPLNFRSKVISKNGTVGIMLIWQQYFRSYNPVIQGYQIVMEGKDGIDFGSGRCLILELQNKTNIVLDSFETFYLMIDGVQPMSTYGFLLYNLPRFNPFQQHTHMLETDVDTTGFADHFRLFSGNWDQYVECLFIKETNSIQILIEIPPNDFQMTLFDISVFDNFQMDIANININSSIYSVHQDQLHLFTNGYISTNFSITKSVEFIEVWVTPVDIYSYSPSKCLCHLRDRHCVPCRTATTKCSVGKEIIEALHHNDSTKDWNSLTNGKTDLIAWLCVGGLLMLASVCAFIVFRKQYGSCLDVSQCISSETSHPQTNLNNEHIGIDEVSETDHVIPNETDNNGTSRESNEEAFPLVDSYSLPRSHSDMKEMMETYFSFIPPETSSEMSKAISEQMVDINREFLPANASESNENNEYPDFTHESKSLSNESV
- the LOC134714520 gene encoding uncharacterized protein LOC134714520 isoform X1, translated to MCFPRYFLWIIFFSSLAGEKNNMVTCSSKNRLSCSLHTYEPECDPQYMSSEYPLLFGGANSEAPADFPLNFRSKVISKNGTVGIMLIWQQYFRSYNPVIQGYQIVMEGKDGIDFGSGRCLILELQNKTNIVLDSFETFYLMIDGVQPMSTYGFLLYNLPRFNPFQQHTHMLETDVDTTGFADHFRLFSGNWDQYVECLFIKETNSIQILIEIPPNDFQMTLFDISVFDNFQMDIANININSSIYSVHQDQLHLFTNGYISTNFSITKSVEFIEVWVTPVDIYSYSPSKCLCHLRDRHCVPCRTATTKCSVGKEIIEALHHNDSTKDWNSLTNGKTDLIAWLCVGGLLMLASVCAFIVFRKQYGSCLDVSQCISSETSHPQTNLNNEHIGIDEVSETDHVIPNETDNNGTSRESNEEAFPLVDSYSLPRSHSDMKEMMETYFSFIPPETSSEMSKAISEQMVDINREFLPANASESNENNEYPDFTHESKSLSNESV